One stretch of Polypterus senegalus isolate Bchr_013 unplaced genomic scaffold, ASM1683550v1 scaffold_5486, whole genome shotgun sequence DNA includes these proteins:
- the LOC120521825 gene encoding zinc finger CCHC domain-containing protein 2-like isoform X2: MVEKRSVIQRENVYRWFSELNSAQRVEFLCGLLDLCVPIELRFLGSCLEDLAGKDYHSLRDAEIKANNPADLATLTNITDEVVRSKLLISLALLNSDNREAAGVLFRTLTHIDSIINNYGLQLNDGQTGDQFLLLFTMASNHPAFSFHQKQVLRKELSQIQGIVITSCNNANLSTSSSTATSTTVTTTTTFTPCVAGSHFLHKQHT, encoded by the coding sequence ATGGTGGAGAAGCGGTCTGTTATCCAGAGAGAGAACGTGTACCGCTGGTTTTCGGAGCTCAACTCTGCCCAGCGGGTTGAGTTTCTGTGCGGATTGCTCGACCTCTGCGTGCCCATCGAGTTGCGCTTTCTGGGATCTTGCTTGGAGGATCTAGCTGGTAAGGACTACCATTCTTTGCGTGACGCGGAGATCAAGGCTAACAACCCTGCCGATCTGGCCACCTTGACCAACATCACAGACGAAGTTGTTCGCAGCAAGCTTCTCATCTCATTAGCCCTGCTAAATTCGGACAATCGGGAGGCAGCCGGAGTCCTCTTCAGAACCCTTACGCACATCGATTCCATCATCAATAATTATGGGTTGCAGCTTAATGACGGTCAGACCGGGGACCAGTTTCTCCTACTCTTCACAATGGCGTCCAATCACCCTGCTTTCAGTTTCCACCAGAAGCAAGTGCTGAGAAAGGAGTTGTCTCAGATCCAAGGCATTGTAATTACTAGCTGCAACAACGCTAACCTGAGTACCAGCAGCAGCACCGCAACGTCAACTACCGTCACCACAACTACAACCTTCACGCCTTGCGTGGCAGGCAGCCACTTCTTGCACAAG
- the LOC120521825 gene encoding zinc finger CCHC domain-containing protein 2-like isoform X1, with the protein MVEKRSVIQRENVYRWFSELNSAQRVEFLCGLLDLCVPIELRFLGSCLEDLAGKDYHSLRDAEIKANNPADLATLTNITDEVVRSKLLISLALLNSDNREAAGVLFRTLTHIDSIINNYGLQLNDGQTGDQFLLLFTMASNHPAFSFHQKQVLRKELSQIQGIVITSCNNANLSTSSSTATSTTVTTTTTFTPCVAGSHFLHKASYERF; encoded by the coding sequence ATGGTGGAGAAGCGGTCTGTTATCCAGAGAGAGAACGTGTACCGCTGGTTTTCGGAGCTCAACTCTGCCCAGCGGGTTGAGTTTCTGTGCGGATTGCTCGACCTCTGCGTGCCCATCGAGTTGCGCTTTCTGGGATCTTGCTTGGAGGATCTAGCTGGTAAGGACTACCATTCTTTGCGTGACGCGGAGATCAAGGCTAACAACCCTGCCGATCTGGCCACCTTGACCAACATCACAGACGAAGTTGTTCGCAGCAAGCTTCTCATCTCATTAGCCCTGCTAAATTCGGACAATCGGGAGGCAGCCGGAGTCCTCTTCAGAACCCTTACGCACATCGATTCCATCATCAATAATTATGGGTTGCAGCTTAATGACGGTCAGACCGGGGACCAGTTTCTCCTACTCTTCACAATGGCGTCCAATCACCCTGCTTTCAGTTTCCACCAGAAGCAAGTGCTGAGAAAGGAGTTGTCTCAGATCCAAGGCATTGTAATTACTAGCTGCAACAACGCTAACCTGAGTACCAGCAGCAGCACCGCAACGTCAACTACCGTCACCACAACTACAACCTTCACGCCTTGCGTGGCAGGCAGCCACTTCTTGCACAAG